Proteins encoded in a region of the Stieleria neptunia genome:
- a CDS encoding class I fructose-bisphosphate aldolase: MTTKTKTNVLDLLGSDGEALLSHQCETIPAAQLHLPGPDFVDEVWAHSDRSPRVMCAMQSLFNHGRLARTGYLSILPVDQGVEHSGGASFAPNPIYFDPANIAQLAVEAGCNGVASTFGVLGGIARKYAHRIPMILKLNHNELMSYPATYDQVPFARVRDAWNMGCVGVGATVYFGSAESTRQIREISDAFAQAHELGMFTMLWCYLRNSAFTVDGVNYEASADLTGQANHLGSTINADFIKQKQPTNNGGYRALNQGGNKYGKYDDRIYDGLSSDNPIDLTRYQVLNCYMGRCGLINSGGGSGANDFQQAVRTAVINKRAGGMGLISGRKTFQRPMGEGIELFNAIQDVYLDPDITVA; encoded by the coding sequence ATGACAACCAAAACCAAGACCAATGTGCTCGATCTGCTCGGTAGCGATGGCGAAGCCCTGTTGAGCCATCAATGCGAAACCATTCCCGCGGCGCAGTTGCATCTGCCGGGTCCCGATTTCGTCGATGAGGTCTGGGCCCACTCCGATCGCAGCCCACGTGTCATGTGTGCGATGCAGTCGTTGTTCAATCACGGTCGGTTGGCGCGAACGGGCTATCTGTCGATCTTGCCCGTCGATCAAGGCGTGGAACACTCCGGTGGTGCCTCGTTTGCGCCCAATCCGATTTACTTTGACCCGGCCAACATCGCGCAATTGGCAGTCGAAGCGGGCTGCAACGGAGTCGCATCGACTTTCGGTGTGCTCGGCGGGATCGCGCGAAAGTACGCGCACCGCATTCCGATGATTTTGAAACTCAATCACAACGAATTGATGAGCTATCCGGCCACCTATGACCAGGTTCCTTTTGCCCGCGTCCGCGACGCTTGGAACATGGGATGCGTGGGCGTCGGTGCGACGGTGTATTTCGGTTCGGCCGAGTCGACGCGACAAATCCGAGAGATCTCCGATGCCTTTGCCCAAGCCCACGAGCTGGGCATGTTCACGATGCTGTGGTGCTACCTGCGGAACTCTGCCTTCACCGTCGATGGCGTGAACTATGAAGCCTCGGCCGACTTGACCGGGCAAGCGAATCATTTGGGATCGACGATCAACGCCGATTTCATCAAACAGAAACAACCCACCAACAACGGCGGCTACCGGGCGCTCAACCAAGGCGGCAACAAATACGGCAAGTACGACGATCGGATCTACGACGGACTTTCCAGCGACAACCCGATCGACCTGACACGCTACCAAGTGCTCAATTGCTACATGGGACGTTGTGGTCTGATCAACTCGGGCGGCGGATCCGGCGCGAATGATTTTCAACAAGCCGTCCGCACCGCCGTGATCAACAAACGAGCCGGCGGGATGGGATTGATCAGCGGCCGCAAGACGTTCCAACGTCCGATGGGCGAAGGCATCGAATTGTTCAACGCCATCCAAGATGTCTACCTGGATCCCGACATCACGGTTGCGTGA
- a CDS encoding Uma2 family endonuclease: MDNALPSNSSEPLPTRSAPVTLPITIGQYETLVASEAFEDTVGQTELIRGRMVHMNPQGPEHADPIDFLSEWSFERVDRRFTVRIEKPILLAEQNSCPEPDIVWATRRRYQERHPNPNEIHLLIEVSKSSVRFDRTEKMELYAEAAIPEYWQIDITGRTVTVHRDPQDNRYRSIQTYEMSAAIEPLCLPDAKLQIASLFVPDEA; the protein is encoded by the coding sequence ATGGATAACGCACTTCCATCAAATTCGAGTGAGCCCCTGCCCACGCGGTCGGCACCGGTGACGTTGCCGATCACGATCGGGCAATACGAAACATTGGTCGCGTCGGAGGCGTTTGAGGACACCGTCGGGCAAACCGAGCTGATTCGCGGGAGGATGGTGCACATGAATCCGCAGGGGCCGGAACACGCCGATCCGATCGATTTTCTCAGCGAATGGAGTTTCGAGCGGGTCGACCGTCGGTTCACCGTACGTATCGAGAAACCGATTTTGCTGGCCGAGCAGAACAGTTGCCCCGAACCGGACATCGTTTGGGCGACGCGTCGACGCTATCAGGAGCGACACCCCAATCCCAACGAAATCCACTTATTAATCGAGGTCAGCAAGAGCAGCGTTCGATTTGATCGGACCGAAAAGATGGAGCTTTATGCGGAAGCAGCCATCCCCGAGTACTGGCAGATCGACATCACCGGCCGCACCGTGACGGTGCATCGAGATCCGCAGGACAATCGATATCGGTCGATTCAAACCTACGAAATGTCAGCCGCGATCGAACCGCTCTGCCTCCCGGACGCCAAGCTCCAGATCGCCAGCTTGTTCGTCCCGGATGAGGCTTGA
- a CDS encoding chloride channel protein, translating to MKRLQKLLKRFELHSLGKWILLASLIGVVAGLGAIAFDVLGQFVVRYSVTEFAGYQPLDAAGEHNRFEHRSDFFSPWMIVAVMAVGGLLSGTLVYAFAPEAEGAGTDAAIDAFHNKRGKIRARIPFIKTLASAITLGTGGSGGREGPIALIGAGFGSWLATRLKLSNRERRVLLAAGMGAGIGAIFRAPLAGAVFAGEILYSDADLEADVIVPAATASVIAYSVYVQSLPVESRFIPLFGADLEHTFVSPLQLPAYVALAVVLFVVGAIYVKTLFASQAAFGRLPIIPHVRPAIGAALAGTLGVGLYLWFGRDPNLLGSLGTGYGVLQIALTAADQLGIACVLLVAMAKICTTALTIGSGGSGGVFGPSMVIGGCTGAAVGLSLQQVWPNLFTEPEAFAVVGMAGFFSGIARAPISTIIMVRALTGDYGLLLPTMLVSTLTFMFSQHFRLYHNQPATRMESMAHRGDFIVDVLEGLIVGDLYQKERKLILIPEGMTLDSIVHRLAYTNQDYFPVVDANQKMVGIFSDDDVRAYLYDDTLWNLAVARDIMVDNFLFLTPEDDLNTALRRFTSHNLDELPVLDPERPGVFLGMLRRKETIAAYNQRLMELKQSSED from the coding sequence GTGAAACGTCTGCAGAAACTGCTAAAGCGTTTTGAGCTGCATTCGCTGGGAAAATGGATCTTGCTCGCCTCGTTGATCGGCGTCGTCGCCGGGCTCGGTGCGATCGCGTTTGATGTGCTCGGTCAGTTCGTCGTCCGCTACTCGGTGACCGAGTTTGCCGGCTATCAACCGCTCGATGCGGCGGGCGAGCACAATCGTTTTGAACACCGGTCGGATTTTTTTTCGCCCTGGATGATCGTCGCCGTGATGGCGGTCGGCGGCTTGCTGTCGGGGACGTTGGTTTATGCGTTTGCCCCCGAAGCCGAGGGTGCCGGGACGGATGCCGCCATCGATGCGTTCCACAACAAACGCGGCAAGATCCGCGCGCGGATTCCGTTCATCAAAACGCTCGCCTCGGCGATCACCTTGGGCACCGGTGGTTCGGGCGGTCGTGAGGGACCGATCGCGTTGATCGGGGCCGGGTTCGGTTCCTGGTTGGCGACGCGGTTAAAACTTTCCAACCGCGAACGACGCGTCTTGTTGGCCGCCGGGATGGGCGCGGGCATCGGAGCGATCTTTCGCGCGCCGCTGGCCGGCGCCGTGTTCGCCGGCGAAATCCTCTACAGCGACGCCGATCTGGAAGCCGACGTGATCGTCCCGGCGGCAACCGCTTCGGTGATCGCCTACAGCGTGTATGTCCAATCCCTGCCGGTCGAGTCGCGTTTCATTCCCTTGTTCGGCGCCGATTTGGAACACACCTTCGTCTCGCCACTGCAGTTGCCGGCCTACGTGGCCCTGGCCGTGGTGTTGTTTGTGGTCGGGGCAATCTACGTCAAAACACTGTTCGCCAGCCAAGCGGCGTTCGGGCGTTTGCCGATCATCCCGCACGTGCGTCCGGCCATCGGCGCCGCCCTGGCCGGAACCCTCGGCGTCGGCCTGTACCTCTGGTTTGGTCGTGACCCCAACCTGCTCGGTTCGCTGGGCACCGGCTATGGCGTGCTGCAGATCGCGCTGACGGCGGCCGACCAGTTGGGCATCGCCTGCGTGCTGCTGGTCGCGATGGCCAAGATTTGCACCACCGCGCTGACGATCGGTTCGGGTGGCTCCGGCGGGGTCTTCGGACCCTCGATGGTGATCGGCGGTTGCACCGGGGCGGCCGTCGGATTGTCCCTGCAGCAGGTTTGGCCAAACTTGTTTACCGAACCCGAAGCCTTCGCCGTGGTCGGCATGGCCGGTTTTTTCTCCGGCATCGCACGGGCGCCCATCTCGACCATCATCATGGTCCGCGCGCTGACCGGCGATTACGGCCTGCTGCTGCCGACGATGTTGGTTTCCACGCTGACGTTCATGTTCAGCCAGCACTTCCGGCTCTATCACAACCAGCCCGCGACCCGCATGGAATCGATGGCACACCGCGGCGACTTCATCGTCGACGTGCTGGAAGGATTGATCGTCGGCGACCTGTATCAAAAAGAACGCAAGCTGATTCTGATTCCCGAAGGCATGACGCTCGATAGCATCGTGCATCGTTTGGCGTACACCAATCAAGACTACTTTCCCGTCGTCGATGCGAATCAAAAAATGGTCGGCATCTTCAGTGACGACGACGTGCGTGCCTACTTGTACGACGACACGCTGTGGAACCTGGCGGTCGCCCGCGACATCATGGTGGACAACTTTTTGTTCCTCACGCCCGAGGACGATCTCAACACCGCGCTGCGCCGCTTCACGTCGCACAACCTGGACGAATTGCCGGTCCTGGACCCCGAACGGCCGGGCGTCTTTCTGGGCATGTTGCGCCGCAAAGAAACCATCGCCGCCTACAACCAACGGCTGATGGAGCTGAAGCAGTCCAGCGAAGATTAG
- a CDS encoding SulP family inorganic anion transporter — MSAPLIDEPPRGNLAGFRRYFKQDIVSGLLVFLIALPLCLGISLACGYPPIAGIFTAIIGAIVTTFISNSELTIKGPAAGLIVIAIGCIEDFGGDGLIGGWTDADLSAYKAALAVGVAAAILQILFGIFRAGILGEFFPISAVHGMLAAIGIIIVIKQFPVALGVTGASGGPLEMLRQFPDYVIQANPAIATIGVVSLLIMFCWPLAGRRVAILKKVPSPMVVLLVAIPMGMGFDLLHEHAYSLANHEYQLGEQYLVKMPDRAFGMFDDITLPDFSALSQFKAWKWAMMFFIIGSLESLLSAKAIDLLDPWKRKTNMDRDIVAVGVANLCAASIGGLPMISEIVRSKANIDNGARTRFADFWHGIFLLCCVALIPTVLHRIPLAALAAMLVYTGYRLAHPAEFVHVWRIGKEQLAIFVTTMFMVLATDLLIGVAAGILLKMIIHVSNGVPLGSLFKPYLEVEEVDEQTSQIIARQSAVFSNWIPFKRQIEDIGLVQRRNLIVDLSDAKLVDHSVMEKLVELERDFEQEGLSFQVRGLDFLKPLADNPHAARKRSLPRMRRVTVTASESLEDTLIEHFTACGACGYTSIPCRGAGRQGLGSGLTKQDQVRLELVVSAAVCESMLDMLRREFVDRHSITICVENVEVLRADDFLPDDRAPAEAVALD; from the coding sequence ATGTCCGCCCCTCTGATCGACGAACCACCCCGCGGCAATCTGGCGGGATTTCGACGTTATTTCAAACAAGACATTGTCTCCGGGCTGCTGGTCTTTCTGATCGCCCTGCCGTTGTGCTTGGGGATCTCGTTGGCCTGCGGTTACCCGCCGATCGCGGGAATCTTCACGGCGATCATCGGGGCGATCGTGACGACCTTCATCAGCAATAGTGAGCTGACGATCAAGGGTCCCGCGGCGGGGCTGATCGTGATCGCCATCGGATGCATCGAAGACTTCGGCGGCGACGGACTGATCGGCGGTTGGACCGACGCCGACTTGAGTGCCTACAAGGCGGCACTGGCCGTCGGCGTGGCCGCCGCGATCCTGCAGATCCTGTTCGGGATCTTTCGGGCCGGGATTCTGGGCGAGTTCTTTCCGATCTCGGCCGTCCACGGCATGCTCGCCGCGATCGGGATCATCATCGTGATCAAACAATTTCCCGTCGCCCTGGGTGTGACCGGAGCCAGCGGGGGACCGTTGGAGATGCTGCGGCAGTTTCCCGACTATGTGATCCAAGCCAATCCGGCGATCGCGACGATCGGTGTGGTCAGTTTGCTGATCATGTTCTGTTGGCCGTTGGCGGGGCGGCGTGTTGCGATCCTGAAAAAAGTCCCCTCACCGATGGTCGTCCTGTTGGTCGCGATTCCGATGGGCATGGGGTTTGATTTGTTGCACGAGCACGCCTACTCGTTGGCCAACCACGAATACCAGCTCGGCGAGCAATACTTGGTCAAGATGCCCGACCGGGCGTTCGGCATGTTCGACGACATCACGCTGCCGGACTTTTCGGCGCTGTCACAATTCAAAGCCTGGAAGTGGGCGATGATGTTCTTCATCATCGGCAGTTTGGAATCGTTGCTCAGCGCCAAGGCGATCGATCTGTTGGATCCGTGGAAACGCAAGACCAACATGGATCGTGACATCGTCGCCGTCGGCGTGGCCAATCTGTGTGCGGCGAGCATCGGAGGATTGCCGATGATCTCCGAAATCGTGCGTTCCAAAGCCAACATCGACAACGGTGCACGGACGCGATTTGCCGATTTCTGGCACGGCATCTTTCTGCTCTGCTGCGTCGCGTTGATCCCCACCGTGCTGCACCGGATCCCGTTGGCGGCGCTGGCGGCGATGCTCGTCTACACCGGGTATCGCTTGGCCCACCCGGCGGAGTTCGTGCATGTGTGGCGGATCGGCAAAGAGCAACTGGCGATTTTTGTCACGACGATGTTCATGGTGTTGGCGACGGACCTGTTGATCGGCGTGGCCGCCGGCATCCTGCTCAAAATGATCATCCACGTCTCCAACGGCGTCCCGCTGGGGTCGCTCTTTAAACCCTATCTGGAGGTCGAGGAGGTCGATGAGCAAACGAGCCAGATCATCGCCCGCCAATCGGCAGTGTTCAGCAACTGGATTCCCTTCAAGCGGCAGATCGAAGACATCGGATTGGTCCAACGCCGCAACCTGATCGTGGATCTGTCGGACGCCAAATTGGTCGACCACAGCGTGATGGAGAAATTGGTCGAGCTGGAACGGGATTTCGAGCAGGAAGGCTTGAGTTTCCAGGTCCGCGGTTTAGATTTTTTGAAACCGCTCGCGGACAATCCACACGCGGCACGAAAACGCAGTCTGCCGCGAATGCGGCGGGTCACCGTGACGGCGTCGGAGTCGCTCGAAGACACGCTGATCGAACACTTCACCGCCTGCGGGGCCTGTGGCTACACCTCGATCCCCTGCCGGGGAGCGGGGCGCCAGGGGCTGGGGTCGGGATTGACCAAGCAGGACCAGGTGCGATTGGAATTGGTGGTCTCCGCCGCCGTTTGCGAGTCGATGCTGGACATGTTGCGGCGTGAATTCGTGGACCGACATTCGATCACGATTTGCGTCGAGAACGTCGAGGTCCTTCGCGCAGACGATTTTTTGCCCGACGATAGGGCTCCAGCCGAGGCGGTCGCCCTCGATTGA